The following proteins are encoded in a genomic region of Garra rufa chromosome 22, GarRuf1.0, whole genome shotgun sequence:
- the LOC141297493 gene encoding long-chain-fatty-acid--CoA ligase 5-like, with amino-acid sequence MAEHPAKISTVICDKQDKAEILLDNCEKNLTPVLKTIILMDPYDSSLIDRGSKTGVDVLSLKDVEALGKDNHHKPIPPKPEDLSIICFTSGTTGDPKGAMLTHENVVSDAAGVVKTFESVFVPVPSDVSISFLPLAHMFERVVQTVIYSVGGRVGFFQGDIRHLPDDMKALQPTVFPVVPRLLNRVYDKVQSGAQTPFKKWLLNFAIEKKCAEVKQGIIRNDSIWDKLIFHKVQESLGGRVRVMVTGAAPISETVLTFLRASLGCQIFEAYGQTECTAACSFTIPGDWHTGHVGIPIPCNIVKLVDVEEMNYFASNGEGEVCVKGKNVFRGYLNDPEKTAEALDKDGWLHTGDIGKWLPSGVLKIIDRKKNIFKLAQGEYIAPEKIENVYIRSAPVAQVFVHGDSLQSSLVAIVVPDPEVLPGFAEKLGVKGSLEELCKNQEIKKAIISDLNKLGREAGLKSFEQVKDLYLHPDMFTIENGLLTPTLKAKRAELTKFFKVQIERLYANM; translated from the exons ATGGCCGAGCATcctg CAAAGATATCCACGGTGATATGCGATAAGCAGGATAAAGCAGAAATACTGCTTGATAACTGTGAGAAAAACCTCACTCCTGTCCTAAAAACCATCATTCTCATGGACCCCTATGATTCCTCATTGATTGATAGAGGCTCTAAGACTGGTGTGGATGTCCTGTCCCTGAAAGATGTAGAG GCATTGGGAAAGGACAACCATCACAAGCCTATT CCACCAAAACCAGAAGACCTAAGTATTATTTGCTTCACCAGTGGAACCACAG GGGATCCAAAGGGAGCCATGCTGACCCATGAAAACGTGGTTTCAGATGCAGCCGGTGTGGTTAAGACCTTTGAG AGCGTCTTTGTGCCTGTTCCATCCGACGTGTCCATCTCGTTTTTGCCGCTGGCGCACATGTTTGAAAGAGTTGTACAG ACAGTGATATACAGTGTAGGGGGAAGAGTCGGGTTTTTCCAAGGTGATATCAGACATCTACCAGACGACATGAAAGCCCTGCAGCCTACTGTATTCCCAGTGGTTCCACGTCTTCTGAATCGTGTTTATGACAAG GTTCAGAGTGGGGCCCAGACTCCATTTAAGAAATGGCTTCTGAACTTTGCCATTGAGAAGAAATGTGCAGAGGTCAAGCAGGGCATTATCAGGAATGACAGCATATGGGACAAACTCATCTTTCACAAAGTTCAG GAATCTCTGGGGGGCCGCGTGAGGGTGATGGTGACGGGGGCTGCTCCCATTTCTGAAACTGTGCTCACTTTTCTCCGGGCAAGCCTCGGGTGCCAG ATTTTCGAGGCATACGGCCAGACAGAGTGCACTGCGGCCTGCTCTTTCACTATACCTGGAGACTGGCATACTG GTCATGTTGGAATTCCTATTCCATGCAATATTGTCAAACTTGTTGATGTGGAGGAAATGAACTACTTTGCCTCCAATGGTGAAGGAGAG GTTTGTGTCAAAGGGAAAAATGTGTTTCGTGGATATCTCAATGACCCAGAAAAGACAGCAGAGGCTTTGGATAAAGATGGATGGCTGCACACTGGAGATATCGGCAAATGGCTGCCT AGTGGAGTGCTGAAGATCATCGACAGGAAGAAAAACATCTTCAAACTGGCTCAAGGCGAATACATTGCACCAGAAAAGATTGAAAACGTTTACATTCGGAGTGCTCCAGTCGCCCAAGTGTTTGTGCATGGTGACAGTTTACAG TCCTCTTTGGTGGCCATAGTGGTGCCAGACCCTGAAGTACTGCCAGGTTTTGCAGAAAAACTGGGAGTGAAAGGTTCATTAGAGGAGCTTTGTAAAAATCAG GAAATCAAGAAAGCAATCATCTCTGACCTCAACAAGCTCGGGCGTGAAGCAGGGCTGAAGTCCTTTGAACAA GTCAAAGACTTGTACCTGCATCCCGACATGTTCACAATAGAAAACGGTCTCCTCACTCCAACACTGAAAGCCAAACGGGCAGAGCTTACTAAATTCTTTAAAGTTCAGATTGAGAGGCTTTATGCTAACATGTAG